DNA from Gracilinanus agilis isolate LMUSP501 chromosome 3, AgileGrace, whole genome shotgun sequence:
TCTTGTTCTcacatacaaatatttttgcagtagctgatattttcctttctttgaaaaatcaaataataaattagGCTGAAGATTCTAGAGAGGGCAACATATTTTCACAAAACTTTTTGAAAACCATGAGACTTTCTAAAATCACTAGTACTTTTCCAAGAACCAAGTTACTTCATAACCCAAGTTTGGAATTATACCTGTGAGAttcacaaacaaaaaaccaaacaaacagataaataaataaatagtatgtCTCCCCAAACTTCTGAGAGGGTTTTGGAAAACCCAATCATttatccaacaagcatttattaaatacctactatgtgccaagaactgtgacAAGCtctggaaaaataaaggaaagaatacaaaaaaagtcTCTGATCTCATAAAGCTCACAGTttagtgggggagacaacatacaataGTTTGTGTAAACATTAGCTTTGTataagataaattgaaaataatagaaGGCATTACAGTTTAGGAGAATTGAGAAAGACTATTTGTAGAAGATGGGGTTTTAGCTAAGACCTGAAAGAAGTCAGGAggtagagaggagaagggagagaattaaaGGCTTGaaggatagccagtgaaaatattGAGAGCTtagagatggaatttttttttcttggaataaCAAAGACGTCAGAATCACTGGATGGCAGGGTACAAAGGGATGTGCCTGTATAAGACTAGAAAAAGAGACAGGttaagaagggctttgaatgctaaatagAGGATTTTTTGAAAACCTTGCATATGATGTACCTGGATTTTATTGAATAGGGGGTTATATGATCAAAACTGCCCTTCAGGAAAGTATTATTAGTGCCTGAATGAAGGATGCCCTGGAGtggggggaatttttttttcttttggtaaagAGAATGATCACCTATTCATGTAATAGATAGAAGAAGAGACAGTGTTAGTATAATATAGATAGAAAGAATGGATCTTAGTCATGTAAGATGAGGGTAAGATAAGAAAGACCTCTCAGTGAATAGAAAAAttttctcctctggaaaatgTGAGGCAAGGTTCTCTACTGAAAAATTGGAGGAGTGGAAACTATGGGAGGTTTGAAGAAGGATAACAAGGCTTGGAAAATTGCTCTTATCAGTAGCAAGATCTTAAAGGATTTCCTTACCTCAGTAAAAGCCCAGGTGACATTATAtagcataaatttgtagtgaaccCAGTCAACACTATGCTATGATATTCTCCAGCTTCATTCAGTAGCAAGTAAGACTGAAGGCAGGAGATGATGGTCATAATCCAAGTTTGAGACTTGGAAGGACATATTTAGTAATAGAATAATGGAATAAGGGACTTGAGAGAAGAAGATAACATAGAGTTGAACTAGTTTAGCAAGTGATCCAGATATGAAAGAGAGTATTCGGATGATGGCCCAGGGAAAAACTGAAAATTTGAGAGTTGAATTTCATAGTGAAGATGAAGAACAGGATATGAGATTTCACAGCAGAGGTGGAAGGACAAAGGATTTTTGTAAGATTAGCTAATGTCAGAGTAAATTGATATAAAATTTTGTGGATGATGGCATGATCAAAGGTATGGCAATTTCTGTGTAGCTGAGGTATATTGATAGAGTAGGTAGTATGAGTAAGTTGATAAAATAGGGGTTTAGGGTGTTTGAGAATGTATCAATGTGTACACTGATTTCTCCTAGTATGAGGTCAAGATTTGAGGAATTAAACTCATTGAGGAAAGGAGAATATTATGGAGGAAGGTTCATAAACAACATTATTCATGATAAATAGGAATTGAGCAAACCTCAAAGGAATAAAGGGGATTGATCGATGGAATTATTGAAAGAACCTTGAGTGAGGGTAGAAAGCAAAGTGTATTCAATTTCTTctatctaaaccagtgattctgGAATGTGACAGAAAATGCAACCAATGCTGGAAAAAATGGCCAGAGAAGCTAAGTCATCAAGAGGTCTCAATGCAAGAAAAGTAAAGGCATGGAAggggaaaaacaattaaaatgaaaacaagtttACTTCCTATGCAGAAAACATCACTGGGAATACAACAAAAGGCGTAGTTAGCTTTCATAGAATGttaaatggagggaggaagattaGGTTGGAGAGGAATGGGAATAAGGGAGCAGGCAGGGGAGGAACAGAGTGGGGTTTGAATAATTGGAAGCCAGGGGTTCAGAATCACTGAGAAGGTATGGTAGGGTGGGGGCTTATTAATAATTTGACCTCAATGTGAAATCCCCTCAGGACACCAAGCAGCTATGTGTAGTTGTAAATCTAGAAAGGGTTTGGAagttggggagaggaggaagaaggatggAATGGCATTTTCCTTGCAGGTTCCAGTAGAAATCATTTCAAAAGGAGGTAATCTGTGGGAAGACACTGTTGTTGATCACCCTAACAGTTAATACAATAAAATCCTTTCCTATTATTGGCTCATGGTATAAAGTTAAACATTATTCATGTGAATGCTTTTCTGTAACACAGGATTTAAGGTCAAGtaattcataaaattattttatgccACAAACTTTATTCATGCTAAAGTATGTAGTtctgagggagaagggaggggaatggAAAAGAGTAGCAGAATGAATAGTCTCTTTGACCCAGGTGCATTAATACATCAACTCCATAAAATTTCCACTTTAACAATCTGGGGTGGAGGAGATACACCcatgtaatagaatattttattttattttattttatttttttaaacccttaccttccatcttggagtcaatactgtgtattggctccaaggcagaagagcggtaagggtaggcaatgggggtcaagtgacttgtccagggtcacacggctgggaagtgtctgaggccagatttgaacctaggacctcctgtctctaggcctggctctcaatccactgagctacccagctgcccccgtaacAGAATATTTTAATACGTACAGAACAGTCAAAATTTATTCACAGTCAAGGTAACTTAAGGAATGAGGACATTCCAGTATGAAATATTAACTGAAGTATAAATAATGGAGGTAGAGAGTATTAATTTAATGATAATGACAATGACaacttttatatttcattctaaaGTTTACTTAGTACTTTTCTCAGAATCTATAAAATTTGGTGAAAACTAGGCAGattcatcaaaaaataaaacaaacctagTGCATATTAGAAAATTAGacaagtcaaatttataggaatccCGTGACAATCTCAGTTCACATCAAGAGTAAAAAATTCATGGAGCATATTCAGAGGTGGCACAAATGAATGGATTTAAAGATGGGAGTCCTCTGAATAAAAAATAGTCATGAATGGCTGAGAGTGTTTTCCCCCTTGGATGTTGTACTTCCTTTAGGATTCCTTGTGATTTTATTCATAGTCTTCAGCCTTCCTCTTATTCCTGTTTAGTGTCCCAAACTCCAGTTATCTGGCAGTTTACAAACTCCCTCAGGTGCAGTTGCCTAGCTCCCCCCAGGGAAGCAGGTCTGGAGAACAGGATCCTGCATAAATATCTAAATACAGTTAGGGACTCTATTCAGACTCAGTCACGAGACCAGTATATCCTGAACTAAACTGTCCTAGAGATGGTAAAACACTTAAATTTTCTTGTGTGATTTGTTGAATCTGCCAGAGGTTTGAGAGTGAAGAATAAAACCATGCAATAGCAAGGTAGATGAAAGGATTGGGTCACaggaaaaagaagattaaaaaaggcATCAGTTATTGAAGAAGTAAAGACCTTTGATAGTAAGAATGAAGGGAATTAATAATACTTTGCCACCTGTAGAAGGGTATCAATCGTTAGACCTATCAAGCACTTGGAAAAGTACCAACAAAACCTTTGAAATCTCCAACTTTTTAAATGTGGCTTTGGATTATGAACCTAGATAATAAGAATGTATAGGAAACCTTAGGGTATTTCAGACATCACTGCTTTCCCACACCTTTCAGAGGAGATAAGATGAAGACAGAGTAAGTTTTTTATAGAGCTGAGCCTCCTACAATCTTGGGCAACACAATTTTGAGATGATGCATTCTAAGGACTTATAATTAAAAGGGGGAAACTTTTAAGTTATTATTCAGTGATCTATATTAATGAGGCAGTATTCTCATCTCCAAAGAGCTGTCTTGGtgttaaattattcttttttttaaaagatttacaaagcattttattatGAGATTTGTGAGATAAGTAgtgtagctattattattcctatttcccagataaaatagaaattcaccTAGGAGTATACAGTCACAGTCACATAATTCACAGTCACATAGCTGGCTAAGATAGTAATGGGAATCACATCCAGGTTTTTGacttctttgtttttgttgttcagttatgtctgaatctttctgaacttggaaggggttttcttggcaaaaatactagagtgcatttccttctccagaggattTTGGTGTTAAATTATAAAGAGAAGGGTGTTTAATGTGAACTCACCTCTGAGGAAAAGGGATTCATTAccagaaaaaagtaaaagtaaaaggccTTGGAAAATAATGACTGAATGGGAGAGAATGGGgtatttcttattttgaaatttgCAGAGTTTTGAAAGTAGAACTTGTTCCCCTTAGAAAGAATATCTTCATGAGATAAATTATCTTTCAGTGTTTCCTATTCAATTtctctttgaatatttttctctgtCAGGAACCATCTGTTCTAGGaagggaatagagagaaggaagaaaaagaggagagagaacagaaaATTATATATGGGTAAAGAAAAGAGTTCAGTATGAAGAAGTCATAGAAAGGAACAAAagatggagaggaaagggaggaaagcgGGAAAGGAACCTGTTTCATTTGTCAtaagtaggaagagaaagaagtacTGAATGTAAGTTTTTTAGAGACATTTAGACTTGATAAAAGGGTAAAGTGAATAAATTTCCCATTATGAGTCCATAATGATAATCTATTGCAAAATTCTTATTTCATAGATAAGACAATTTAGATCCATGCTTTGCCAGGATCTCAGGAAACAATCAAtatgtgaacccaggtctccacacagggaacagccagtgaaaatgtccagagtcCAGAAATGGAGTGTCATTCCAAGGAATAACAAGAAAACCAATGTTATTGGCTTTCAAATTATATAGTGGTGGTGGTAaatataaggtataagaaaattggaaaggtaggGAGGTGTTAGGTTATGAAAggatttgaatgccaaataggattttatatttgtttctaaaaGTAATAGAAAGCCACTGACATTTATTGAGTAGAAGGATAATATAATCAAATCTATGCTTGAATAAAAGCAGTTTGTCAGCTGAGTGGAAGACAGATTGGTGCTGGAAGAGACTGGAAAAAGAGATACCAATtagtaaaatattttgatatttcagGCATCAAGCAATAAAGGCCAGCATCAGGgtgtggtggcaatgtcagaatATAGAAGGGGAAGGACTTgagatgttataaaaataaaatggagaggcCTTGGCCACAGAATGGATGTGGCATGTGAAAAAGATTGAGGAGCTGAGGATGATACCTAAGTTTAGAACCTGGTGACTGAGATATGGTAAccttgaactcatatcttcctgatctagtgctctatctacttagGCTTCTATCTGTTTAATCAATCAGCTCCTATCAcgtcttattttttctttttctgtcaagaAGAATAATTTTCATAATGGATAAGCTAGATAAAAACCATTAATAGCTAATATCAAATAGAAGCGTGGGGCTagtaaaaaaaacacacatgcacacaatcGTCAGCTGCTCTTAATAAATTCAAACCACCAGGTTCAGATTAAATATTCTCCAGAGTGAGGAAAGACATATATGATTTCTAAATTagccagattgtgaagaattggaaagaggtaaggagaatagagaaaggaaaataccctaattttccaaaaagagaaagataatgaacttTATTCTGGACAAAATCCTAAAATATATCATCAAAGGAATCATTAAGTGAATATACAGAAGAGGGttataatcaaaataaattagTATATCTATATAGAGAAAAACTCCTTGCAGACTAAATTTGTATCTTTTTAAATAGGGTTACTGAAAGAGCAAATTTGGGAAAACCTGGATATAAAGTTTGACTAGAtttcaaaaaagcatttaaaataatttctcatgTTTTTCTCCTAGTAGGATGTAGACTacaaatttattgtttttaaattgaaGTTAAACTGATGGACTTTGGGGAAACACTGTATATGAgacttttattatcattttaatgagtggaagaaacagaaataatagGAAATTCTAcatagagaaaggaataatacAATTTCTCTTTCATAGAAAGGATACCATTGCATGATATGGTGGGATCTGAGTTGTGACTATGCCAGTGCATCACCAAAGTGTTGGCAAACACAAAGATTTAAAGAGGTTGAAGAACTGTGTGTAGTTGGGTTAGCAGGGGCATGGTAAATCTGAATATTGAAGTTCTTGAGCATGATGAAAATGGGTGTAGAATGGAGAAAACTGATCCAGATACTGAAGTCTGTAAGGAAACTGAATAACTAATAAATGACAATAATACACATaaggagaaggtgccataaatgGAGTGTCTGATCTCAAAAGAGGAAAATCCACTGAGATGTAGTGGAAGGAGAATTGTCTGAAAGCAGCAGTGGGGAACAAAGAGTAGCTCCCTATCTAACATCCCACATCATCCTAGCAACACATTCTCTTTAAATGAGGTAATAGAAGTGTTAGTCATAAATATCAAGGTCATAAGAGTTTATTGGCATGAAAACCAACATTCCAAAGATCACAAAAGAACAGGTTAAGAGATAAGCGAACTTCACTAGATTGGGGATGAGGGAGTGGTGTTGGCATGTAATTTTCACCCAAAGTTGGTAAGACCAAATGGCTGATGTTGGGTGTCCAATAAACCAGGAGTTGTTTTGCTGTGGCATGCTCCACTGATGTGGGTCTTTTGCTATGTGTCACCATGAGGTTTCATTGTGTCATGTAGTTTCCTCTAGGATAAAGGAGATGAATAGTTTCTGGACTTGGGATTGGTGCATCCATTAGTATAGTTATGATAGATTATGGTTTATTAATGAATACCTATAGAATATACTTCCCTGCTTCTTGTATTATAAGGCATCAGCTTTACccattttcatgtttttataaTGCTGAATCACTCAAATATTCTAGTGTTGATTAGTTATTAAACTCTTCTCAAAGTCCTAAAGTATTTACTTGCCTAAAATTCCtcactttagaaaaaaatgaacactatAAAAGCATAATTTCTCACTAATGTAAATTGAAAGCCATTTTGTTACAGGTATTCACCAGTCATGTCAGAAGTCACTAACATCACAGAACCGCCCTTCTACTTCATTCTTATGGGCATCCCGGGTTTTGAGGCCATGCACATTTGGATCTCCATCCCCTTCTGCTGCCTATACATGATCTCCATTATGGGCAATAGCACCATCCTGGCTGTCATTTGGACAGAGCCCTCGCTCCACCAGCCCATGTACCTGTTCCTCTCCATGCTGGCACTAACTGACCTGGGCCTTACCCTCACCACTCTGCCCACAGTCATGCAGCTCCTCTGGTTCAATGTTCGGGAAATTAGCTTTGAGGCCTGCTTTGcccaatttttcttccttcatggtTTCTCCTTCATGGAGTCTTCAGTATTGTTGGCCATGGCTTATGACCGCTTTGTGGCCATCTGTCGCCCACTCCACTATGCCTCTATTCTCACAGAGACCGTCATTGGCAGAATCGGGATAGCCATCGTTATCCGGTGTGTTTTGGCCGTCCTGCCCTCACTTTTCCTGCTCAAGCGTCTGCCCTTCTGTCACTCTCATCTCCTCTCCCACTCCTACTGCCTCCATCAGGACATGATCCGCCTGGTATGCGCTGACACTCGGGTCAATAGCTGGTATGGATTTGGGCTGGTGTTGCTCAT
Protein-coding regions in this window:
- the LOC123238691 gene encoding olfactory receptor 51Q1-like, which produces MSEVTNITEPPFYFILMGIPGFEAMHIWISIPFCCLYMISIMGNSTILAVIWTEPSLHQPMYLFLSMLALTDLGLTLTTLPTVMQLLWFNVREISFEACFAQFFFLHGFSFMESSVLLAMAYDRFVAICRPLHYASILTETVIGRIGIAIVIRCVLAVLPSLFLLKRLPFCHSHLLSHSYCLHQDMIRLVCADTRVNSWYGFGLVLLIIVLDPLLILISYGLILHSVLGTASRAERFRALNNCLSHILAVFVLYVPMVGISMAHRFARHAPPLVHVVMANIYLLSPPVMNPIIYTVKTKQIRQGIYHLLSQGKAN